From Staphylococcus sp. M0911, a single genomic window includes:
- a CDS encoding LLM class flavin-dependent oxidoreductase produces MKLSILDYVPIFENRNASDALNHSIELAQLAEQLGYERYWVAEHHQVLSVASSAPEMIMMSLLEQTNHIRIGSGGIMMPHYSPYKVAEQFKIMEARHPKRVDLALGRSKSYPNVFAALNENKNQPLQFETQLNDLQKYFTDDVTKPHRFQTLIATPQIDSYPDMFILGMSERSAKLAGRKGLPFVIAQMGQASHHLQAAIKTYKSTIYQHYGEQVKPYVILATFVITAENQDKTNQLLNAFHLWLIRIFYANQPKSYPSIDTAKNRQWSDRELKKMSSNANRVISGSPYQINAQLKQLKNDYNVDEIMILPHVYGEANRKRLLELVMEYCES; encoded by the coding sequence GAAAATAGAAATGCTTCTGATGCACTGAATCATAGTATCGAATTAGCACAACTTGCAGAACAGTTGGGATATGAAAGATATTGGGTAGCAGAACATCACCAAGTTTTATCAGTAGCATCAAGTGCACCAGAGATGATTATGATGTCTCTGTTAGAACAAACGAATCATATACGTATTGGAAGCGGTGGTATCATGATGCCACACTATAGTCCATATAAAGTAGCAGAACAGTTTAAAATTATGGAAGCACGACATCCAAAACGTGTAGATTTGGCTTTAGGTCGCTCTAAAAGCTATCCAAATGTTTTTGCAGCATTGAACGAAAATAAAAATCAACCACTACAATTCGAAACTCAATTAAATGACTTACAAAAATATTTTACTGATGATGTTACTAAACCACATCGATTTCAAACTTTAATTGCAACCCCACAAATAGATAGTTATCCTGATATGTTTATACTTGGAATGAGTGAACGAAGTGCGAAACTAGCAGGTAGAAAAGGATTGCCTTTTGTCATAGCACAGATGGGTCAAGCATCACATCACCTTCAAGCGGCTATTAAAACGTATAAATCTACTATATATCAACACTATGGGGAACAAGTAAAACCATATGTTATATTAGCAACCTTTGTCATTACCGCAGAAAATCAAGACAAAACTAATCAATTACTAAATGCCTTTCATTTATGGTTAATACGGATTTTTTATGCTAATCAACCTAAATCTTATCCTTCAATTGATACAGCTAAAAATCGACAATGGTCTGATAGAGAACTTAAGAAGATGTCATCCAACGCAAACCGTGTGATTAGTGGGTCACCTTATCAAATAAATGCTCAGTTGAAACAACTAAAAAATGATTATAATGTTGACGAAATAATGATTTTGCCACATGTATATGGAGAAGCGAATCGAAAAAGGCTATTAGAATTAGTAATGGAATACTGTGAATCATAA